Proteins from a genomic interval of Cardiobacteriaceae bacterium TAE3-ERU3:
- a CDS encoding MarC family protein, with protein MELFHTFSIAFMAFFAIMNPSATLPVYLSLTSSESPATSKTIALRACLIAFLIVAIFSLSGKMLFELFGISISALRIAGGVLIFMIGYQMVQGSAATAQHPSNSDQHAAQQEEGTNVAISPLATPMMAGPGTIATAMNLSAHNDIAHSLVTIAAFALLCFITYLIYLGGKPLVRFLGQNIMTVITRLMGLILAVIGVQMLVTGIHSAFPAITSVVH; from the coding sequence ATGGAGTTATTCCATACATTCAGCATCGCATTCATGGCATTTTTTGCCATCATGAACCCCAGTGCGACTTTACCAGTCTATCTTTCACTAACCAGCAGTGAATCACCAGCAACATCAAAAACGATCGCCTTACGTGCCTGCTTGATTGCCTTTTTGATCGTAGCCATTTTCTCGCTCAGTGGGAAAATGCTCTTCGAGCTATTCGGCATTTCAATCTCTGCCTTACGCATTGCCGGTGGCGTACTGATTTTTATGATTGGCTACCAAATGGTTCAAGGCTCTGCTGCCACTGCTCAGCATCCAAGCAATAGCGATCAGCATGCAGCACAACAGGAAGAAGGCACCAACGTAGCCATATCACCACTGGCAACTCCAATGATGGCTGGCCCCGGTACAATCGCAACCGCAATGAACCTTTCAGCACACAATGACATTGCTCACTCTCTCGTGACCATTGCCGCTTTTGCATTACTGTGCTTTATCACCTATTTGATCTATCTCGGGGGCAAACCTTTAGTGCGCTTCCTCGGGCAAAATATCATGACCGTCATTACGCGCCTAATGGGGCTAATCCTTGCTGTGATCGGCGTACAAATGCTGGTTACAGGAATCCATAGCGCATTTCCGGCTATTACTTCAGTAGTACACTAA
- a CDS encoding CDP-alcohol phosphatidyltransferase family protein, whose translation MSIENRRPITSRQSRWANKFASYLAHRTPITPNQISVFSVVFALIGAVLLLTVPTTIGYVLTAICVQLRLVCNLLDGMVAVEGGKKTADGALFNEVPDRVADSLLIVAAGYATGYAWLGWLTALLAVTTAYIRVLGGSLAQPQLFSGPMAKPHRMALLTLACVITAVECHYHADRYALLIALIAMAIGTAITCIVRLKQVKAQLDDDFISR comes from the coding sequence ATGAGTATTGAAAACCGCCGGCCAATCACCTCGCGGCAAAGCCGCTGGGCAAACAAATTTGCCTCATACTTGGCGCATCGCACGCCCATCACCCCGAATCAGATTTCGGTATTCAGCGTCGTCTTCGCACTGATCGGGGCAGTTTTATTGCTTACCGTGCCGACAACGATCGGCTATGTACTGACCGCAATTTGTGTCCAGTTGCGCTTGGTTTGTAACTTACTGGATGGCATGGTAGCCGTGGAAGGCGGTAAGAAAACCGCTGACGGGGCGTTGTTTAATGAAGTGCCGGATCGCGTTGCCGATTCACTTTTGATTGTCGCAGCAGGGTATGCCACAGGTTACGCTTGGCTGGGGTGGCTGACGGCATTGCTTGCAGTGACTACCGCGTATATCCGCGTATTGGGCGGCAGCTTGGCGCAGCCGCAATTATTCAGCGGGCCGATGGCAAAGCCGCACCGTATGGCACTGTTAACTCTGGCTTGTGTTATTACAGCAGTCGAATGCCACTATCATGCGGATCGCTACGCTTTGCTGATTGCGTTGATTGCCATGGCTATCGGAACAGCGATAACCTGTATTGTGCGCTTGAAGCAGGTCAAGGCACAGCTAGACGATGATTTTATATCTCGGTAG
- a CDS encoding mechanosensitive ion channel family protein yields MDKSVDKVDQTVHHQISYLEHILLGWQKSILDYLPQLALGIITLIVFVLLAKIAKQITLKIYHKSFKTHPDIGRIVANSIYSFFLVSGIFLTLQVLGLEQMLTKLLAGAGIVGIIAGFAFKDVASNLFAGLLLKVQRPFKPDNWVEIDGNYGVIVQIGWITTVIHTVAGQEVFIPNQVIYSNSFTNYSTYQKRRIILSTGVSYGDDLETVKKAAIEEVQNIPGLLTDDAIDFYYTEIGGYSYNFELRFWIKFRTNNDYRLAMSDIIMRVKKRFEQENIDIAYPVTTLDFGVKGGVNVFDRPLQISEQNTIGQHSDQPLTPPPSKPAVENPHTEKHS; encoded by the coding sequence ATGGATAAGTCAGTAGATAAAGTAGACCAAACGGTACATCATCAAATCAGCTATCTTGAGCATATTCTTTTGGGTTGGCAGAAATCGATCCTGGACTATTTACCCCAGCTCGCGCTAGGTATTATCACGCTGATTGTTTTTGTCCTTCTAGCAAAAATTGCAAAGCAAATTACCCTCAAGATCTATCATAAAAGCTTCAAAACCCACCCTGATATCGGCCGGATAGTCGCAAACAGTATCTATTCTTTCTTTCTGGTCTCCGGCATCTTCCTAACTTTGCAAGTACTCGGCCTTGAGCAAATGCTGACCAAGCTGCTCGCCGGAGCAGGTATCGTTGGCATCATCGCTGGCTTTGCATTCAAAGATGTTGCGTCTAACCTTTTTGCAGGGTTACTACTGAAAGTCCAGCGCCCTTTCAAACCGGATAACTGGGTCGAAATTGATGGCAATTACGGTGTGATTGTGCAAATAGGCTGGATTACTACCGTCATCCATACCGTTGCCGGGCAAGAAGTTTTTATTCCTAACCAGGTTATTTACAGCAATTCATTCACCAACTATTCAACCTATCAGAAACGGCGGATTATTTTATCCACCGGTGTTTCGTATGGAGATGATCTTGAGACGGTCAAAAAAGCCGCTATTGAAGAAGTACAAAACATTCCCGGCCTTCTGACAGATGACGCAATCGACTTTTACTACACTGAAATTGGGGGCTACAGCTACAATTTCGAATTGCGCTTCTGGATAAAGTTCAGAACCAACAACGACTACCGACTCGCAATGAGCGATATCATCATGCGCGTTAAAAAGCGCTTTGAACAAGAGAATATCGATATTGCTTATCCGGTTACCACACTTGATTTTGGGGTCAAAGGAGGAGTCAATGTCTTTGATCGTCCTTTGCAGATCAGTGAGCAAAATACTATTGGCCAACATTCCGATCAGCCACTCACTCCTCCCCCAAGCAAACCCGCTGTAGAGAATCCACATACAGAAAAGCATTCATAA